A single Macrobrachium nipponense isolate FS-2020 chromosome 5, ASM1510439v2, whole genome shotgun sequence DNA region contains:
- the LOC135215157 gene encoding vanin-like protein 3 → MYLVVCLAERSIVPKFCQRMSRTFKQSVDANDMPNGCEFYNTQAVFDDTGAVVARYRKKNLHNEPHFIAGTDPDSSAVFEASFGVTFTLLISFDILFYDPAVSNMESFGVRDVITSSGWMDQLPFHVAPQVWKGFSEGYQANLIAANHYNPMGGFLGTGIFRGVASDPDEYTYDTSSGTKLIIGDILTHAPDSPGIILHQEVKER, encoded by the exons ATGTATCTGGTCGTTTGCCTGGCTGAACGTTCAATTGTTCCCAAGTTCTGTCAGAGGATGAGTCGTACCTTCAAACAAAGTGTAGATGCCAACGACATGCCCAATGGATGCGAGTTCTATAACACACAAGCAGTGTTCGACGATACAGGTGCTGTTGTTGCAAG GTATCGGAAGAAAAACCTACACAATGAGCCTCACTTCATCGCAGGGACGGATCCAGATTCTTCAGCGGTGTTCGAGGCGTCCTTTGGAGTCACCTTCACTCTCCTG ATCAGCttcgatattttattttatgacccAGCGGTCTCCAACATGGAGAGCTTCGGAGTCAGGGACGTTATCACGAGCTCAGGTTGGATGGATCAACTTCCCTTTCATGTGG CTCCTCAGGTTTGGAAGGGCTTCTCCGAAGGATACCAAGCAAACCTCATAGCTGCAAATCACTACAATCCTATGGGAGGTTTCTTAGGGACCGGAATTTTCAGGGGCGTTGCGTCAGACCCTGATGAGTACACCTACGACACTTCTTCTGGCACCAAACTGATCATCGGGGATATTTTAACGCACGCACCGGATTCTCCCGGAATAATTCTACATCAAGAAGTGAAAGAGCGCTGA